In one window of Mercurialis annua linkage group LG4, ddMerAnnu1.2, whole genome shotgun sequence DNA:
- the LOC126677281 gene encoding uncharacterized protein LOC126677281, which translates to MPTNFAKIKKLVKGLVLPVEEKSAKRKANVPYSKMFYFRITPRLQRLYASKATARHMTWHADHEMDGDKMCHPSDSSAWKRFSELHSEFADEVRNIRLGLCSDGFQPFANFGQQYSSWPVILTPYNLPPELNQLWECGVQTYDVHKRQNFELKAALMWTINDFPAYSMLSGWSTAGRKACPYCMENTDSFTLEKSEIDILGFKKAFEPGAKVTNALLSKDHWWNKKSIFWDLPYWRTNVIRHNLDVMHIEKNVFGNIFNTVLNVPGKTKDHAKSREELNNIYDRPGLANDPATGRFPKAMYALDRDSKRVLLEWIQKIKFPDGYASNLSKCVDLNGLKMHGMKSHDCHVFMQRLLPIALRELLSKNVWEPLTELSIFFKELTSRSLSEEDLNRMKTEIPKILCKLERIFPPSFFDSMEHIPVHLPYEDMMAGPVQYRWMYPFER; encoded by the exons atgccaacgaattttgctaaaattaagaAGTTGGTCAAAGGTTTGGTGTTGCCGGTTGAG GAAAAATCCGCAAAAAGAAAGGCTAACGTGCCATATAGTAAAATGTTCTATTTTCGAATAACTCCGAGGCtacagaggttgtacgcttcgaAAGCCACTGCCCggcatatgacgtggcacgcagaCCACGAGATGGATGGTGATAAGATGTGCCACCCGTCTGACTCTTCGGCTTGGAAACGTTTTAGTGAGCTGCATTCTGAGTTTGCCGATGAAGTGAGAAATATCAGATTAGGCTTATGTTCCGATGGGTTTCAGCCATTTGCCAATTTTGGGCAGCAGTATTCGTCGTGGCCGGTCATTTTGACGCCGTACAATCTCCCCccag AGTTGAACCAACTGTGGGAATGTGGAGTCCAAACATATGACGTTCATAAGCGTCAGAATTTCGAATTAAAAGCGGCTCTTATgtggacaataaatgactttcccgcttattctATGTTGTCTGGCTGGAGCACTGCTGGTAGAAAAGCATGCCCGTACTGTATGGAAAATACGGATTCATTCACACTGGAAAAAAGCG AGATTGATATACTGGGGTTTAAGAAGGCATTTGAGCCTGGTGCGAAAGTTACTAATGCATTACTGTCAAAAGATCATTggtggaataaaaaaagtatcttTTGGGATTTGCCATATTGGAGAACAAATGTAAttcgtcacaatctcgatgtcatgcacattgagaaaaatgtCTTCGGTAACATTTTCAATACCGTTCTCAATGTCcccgggaaaacaaaagaccatgcaaaatctcGTGAAGAGTTGAACAACATCTATGATCGGCCAGGGTTAGCTAATGATCCGGCAACTGGGAGATTTCCAAAGGCAATGTATGCTTTGGATAGGGATTCAAAACGAGTTTTGCTTGAGTGGATTCAGAAAATAAAGTTTCCAGACGGATATGCGTCAAACTTGTCTAAATGTGTTGATCTAAACGGgctgaaaatgcatggaatgaaaagtcatgactgTCATGTTTTTATGCAACGACTTCTGCCAATCGCGCTTCGGGAGCTGCTTTCGAAAAACGTGTGGGAGCCTCTAACAGAGTTAAGTATCTTCTTCAAGGAGTTAACTTCCAGGTCACTTTCAGAAGAAGATCTAAACCGTATGAAAACTGAGATCCCAAAAATCCTGTGCAAGTTGGAACGTATATTCCCgcccagcttttttgactctATGGAGCATATCCCCGTGCATCTTCCGTACGAAGATATGATGGCAGGAccggttcagtatcgctggatgtatccatttgaaaggtaa